A single genomic interval of Sulfurovum sp. TSL6 harbors:
- a CDS encoding FeoA family protein yields the protein MVLSELHKGDKAEIIKIHAEKALKDRLTSFGIMRGETLYIKGCSIAKQTMEIEVGSTLIALRADEASKIEIRQIEH from the coding sequence ATGGTATTGAGTGAATTACATAAAGGCGACAAAGCAGAGATCATTAAGATCCATGCAGAAAAAGCTTTAAAAGACAGATTGACCTCTTTCGGTATCATGCGCGGTGAAACGCTGTATATCAAAGGTTGTTCTATCGCCAAGCAGACGATGGAGATCGAAGTAGGTTCAACGCTCATTGCATTGCGTGCAGATGAAGCAAGCAAAATAGAAATCAGGCAAATAGAACATTAA
- a CDS encoding murein L,D-transpeptidase, with product MKRIKHIIRDLSLSLGLIVAFIFTQGAKANVPLQFHEVASTVMINSLQTKPSNSFLKKLYRQLFFVPVWIDENSVSSFTKELFGQINQDKTLDKTSKLYQDAHRLEREARDIYGSNGTLSQKVDLEFKISQLYKRYADYTLYGSINWGAYQDRLYNLKAQGIYAGWMTYRPKFGPLSLIETAALSGSLSELFAQAVPKEYHYKELQASLIQYLEMQKNGGWPTVSFEGVLKPGESHDVVPFLRERLRITGDYGSCYSKEDNTYDNCLKDAVVHFQKRHGLEDEGIIGTKTMAALNVPIEKRIEQIRLNLDRIKWLHERNAKRHIIINIPAFTLFFEEDRALRLQMKVITGTRKNPTPVFSNTVQTIVLNPHWNVPKSIIQKEMIPKIFKDPHAMAKEKIEIYNGWGPNAKKVHAGSVDWGKYRYSKTVPYRFAQTPGYHNALGKVKFLFPNQFHVYMHDTPGKNLFSRNIRAFSHGCIRLSKPMELLETFSTFNDNVDFGKAQKRLEGKKKEFLPLTEKVPVDVVYLTAYVDYDGVLQFRNDIYGYDKMQLQSYRKW from the coding sequence ATGAAAAGAATTAAACACATTATAAGAGATCTATCTCTAAGCCTTGGACTTATTGTTGCTTTCATATTTACACAAGGTGCGAAGGCAAATGTCCCTTTACAATTTCATGAGGTCGCATCAACAGTGATGATCAATTCACTGCAGACGAAACCCTCAAATAGTTTTTTAAAAAAACTATACAGACAGCTTTTCTTTGTACCTGTCTGGATAGATGAGAATTCTGTCTCTTCATTCACCAAAGAACTCTTTGGGCAAATAAACCAAGATAAAACCCTTGACAAAACGTCTAAACTCTATCAGGATGCGCACCGTTTGGAGAGAGAAGCCCGAGATATTTACGGCTCAAACGGTACATTGTCTCAAAAAGTAGACCTCGAATTTAAAATTTCACAACTGTATAAAAGGTATGCAGACTATACGTTGTATGGCAGCATCAACTGGGGTGCATATCAAGATAGACTTTATAATCTAAAGGCACAGGGTATATATGCAGGATGGATGACGTACAGACCTAAATTCGGTCCCCTGTCCCTTATTGAAACGGCTGCATTAAGCGGTAGTTTATCTGAGTTGTTCGCTCAGGCAGTACCCAAAGAGTATCACTATAAAGAACTTCAAGCATCACTCATCCAGTACCTGGAGATGCAAAAAAATGGCGGATGGCCGACAGTATCATTTGAAGGTGTTTTAAAACCGGGTGAATCGCATGATGTTGTCCCCTTCCTAAGAGAAAGACTTCGTATCACAGGAGATTATGGCAGCTGTTACAGTAAAGAAGACAATACGTATGACAACTGTTTAAAAGATGCTGTAGTGCATTTTCAAAAGCGTCATGGACTGGAAGATGAAGGCATTATCGGGACAAAGACCATGGCAGCGCTTAATGTACCGATTGAAAAACGTATTGAACAGATACGTTTAAATCTTGACCGTATTAAATGGCTTCATGAGCGCAATGCAAAACGGCACATCATCATTAATATCCCCGCATTTACACTCTTTTTTGAAGAAGATAGAGCACTGCGTCTACAGATGAAAGTGATTACGGGAACAAGAAAAAACCCTACACCGGTCTTTTCCAATACTGTACAGACCATTGTACTGAATCCACATTGGAATGTCCCTAAGAGTATAATCCAAAAAGAGATGATCCCTAAGATATTTAAAGATCCTCATGCCATGGCAAAAGAGAAAATAGAGATATATAATGGCTGGGGGCCAAATGCCAAAAAAGTACATGCAGGTTCTGTAGACTGGGGAAAGTACCGTTACAGTAAAACAGTACCGTATCGTTTTGCACAGACACCTGGATATCATAATGCTCTGGGAAAAGTGAAATTTCTTTTCCCTAATCAATTTCATGTGTACATGCATGACACACCGGGTAAAAACCTTTTTAGCAGAAATATCAGGGCCTTTAGTCACGGCTGTATCCGTCTTTCTAAACCCATGGAACTGTTGGAGACATTTTCTACTTTTAATGACAATGTAGATTTTGGGAAAGCACAGAAGAGGCTCGAGGGAAAGAAAAAAGAGTTTTTGCCTTTAACAGAAAAGGTCCCTGTAGATGTAGTTTATTTGACTGCCTATGTAGATTATGATGGTGTACTGCAGTTTAGAAATGATATATACGGATATGACAAAATGCAACTTCAGTCTTATAGAAAATGGTAA
- a CDS encoding DUF58 domain-containing protein, producing MNTALKALQLKARHQVYTLLSGHNLSKLHGEGYDFSELREYQPGDDIRKINWTISAKLGLPYIKELHANRELSVVVAAFMDASLYFGSGNAKQKKLTEVATILGYAAQQNNDLFTGIHYTQEQTYSTPPTKQLYDIEQFSQTLYHASLLNTALNHSAAVQDLFKRLHKPSLLFILSDFLEEMDLSLLSQKHEVIAVILRDREEEVPKKLGEVTLSHPQDNKKMDTYFGQRSIERYLAKLEENDAKLSEHFARYDIRSVKIFTDDEVVSKLVGLFV from the coding sequence ATGAATACAGCCCTTAAAGCACTACAACTCAAAGCCAGACACCAAGTATACACGTTGCTTAGTGGACATAATCTCTCCAAGCTTCATGGAGAGGGATATGATTTCTCAGAGTTGAGAGAATACCAGCCGGGTGATGACATCCGCAAGATCAACTGGACCATCTCAGCAAAGTTGGGTCTTCCTTATATCAAAGAGTTGCATGCAAATCGTGAACTCTCCGTCGTAGTAGCTGCCTTCATGGATGCCAGCCTCTATTTTGGCTCAGGAAATGCCAAACAGAAGAAGCTTACAGAAGTAGCCACCATCTTAGGCTATGCCGCACAGCAAAACAATGATCTCTTTACAGGGATACACTATACGCAAGAGCAAACTTATTCGACCCCACCCACCAAGCAACTCTATGATATAGAACAATTCTCGCAAACACTCTATCATGCATCTCTGCTCAATACTGCACTGAACCACAGTGCCGCTGTTCAAGACCTTTTCAAAAGGCTTCATAAACCTTCACTTCTCTTTATTCTGAGTGACTTTTTAGAAGAGATGGATCTCTCTTTGCTCTCTCAAAAACACGAAGTCATCGCGGTAATACTCCGAGACAGAGAAGAAGAAGTGCCTAAAAAACTTGGAGAAGTCACACTCTCTCATCCACAGGACAACAAGAAAATGGATACCTATTTTGGCCAAAGAAGTATAGAGCGGTATCTTGCGAAACTCGAAGAGAATGATGCAAAACTCTCTGAGCATTTTGCCCGCTATGACATTCGCTCTGTCAAGATATTCACAGATGACGAAGTCGTAAGCAAATTGGTGGGACTTTTTGTATAG
- a CDS encoding MoxR family ATPase has protein sequence MNEQINILKKEISKAVIGQEAMVEGLLIGLLCDGHILVEGVPGLAKTTTINALSRALGLDSKRIQFTPDLLPSDIIGAQIYNPKNHSFSIKKGPLFTHLLLADEINRAPAKVQSALLEVMQERQVTIAEETFKLERPFLVMATQNPIEQEGVYALPEAQLDRFMMKIVVQHNSEAQELEIMRKAASKSFGEVQTVLSIEDLFTLQEEIGKIHIDEEMERYMVQIITATRDPLKFDLEEIAENIMFGASPRASIDLYKAAKAKAFLRGNDFVSPADIGYVIHNVLRHRIVLSYEARAKGIHTDEIISAIIETLPIP, from the coding sequence ATGAATGAACAGATAAACATACTTAAAAAAGAAATAAGCAAAGCCGTTATAGGACAGGAAGCTATGGTCGAAGGCTTACTCATAGGACTACTTTGTGATGGCCATATCCTTGTAGAGGGTGTGCCTGGGCTTGCAAAGACTACCACCATCAATGCGCTGTCACGTGCCTTGGGATTAGATTCCAAACGTATACAGTTCACGCCTGACCTTTTACCCTCAGACATTATCGGTGCACAGATCTATAATCCGAAAAACCATAGCTTTAGTATCAAAAAAGGGCCACTTTTTACACACCTACTCTTAGCGGACGAGATCAACCGTGCCCCTGCCAAAGTACAGTCTGCACTGCTTGAAGTGATGCAGGAGAGACAGGTCACCATTGCTGAAGAGACCTTTAAACTTGAACGCCCGTTTCTGGTCATGGCAACACAGAACCCCATAGAACAAGAAGGGGTCTACGCACTCCCTGAAGCGCAGTTGGACCGGTTTATGATGAAGATCGTAGTACAACACAACAGTGAAGCCCAAGAGCTGGAGATCATGCGAAAAGCAGCAAGTAAAAGTTTTGGTGAAGTACAAACCGTACTGAGTATAGAAGATCTGTTCACCCTTCAGGAGGAGATAGGGAAGATCCACATCGATGAAGAAATGGAACGCTATATGGTACAGATCATCACTGCAACAAGAGACCCTCTCAAATTTGACTTAGAGGAGATCGCTGAAAACATTATGTTCGGAGCAAGCCCAAGAGCCTCTATAGACCTATACAAAGCAGCCAAAGCAAAAGCCTTTTTACGTGGTAATGATTTTGTAAGTCCTGCAGACATTGGATATGTGATCCACAACGTACTCCGTCACCGTATCGTGCTTTCCTATGAGGCCAGAGCCAAAGGTATACATACAGATGAGATCATCTCTGCTATCATTGAGACTTTACCGATACCCTGA
- a CDS encoding GerW family sporulation protein has translation MEHVKDVLKTSLEELERVLDTKTVVGEPIVIEGNTLIPLISIGFGFGAGGGTGKCKKSDDEGIGAGTGGGGGIKPVALVIINKDGDVRVESIKSGMASAFEHIGETIGKSLQEKDK, from the coding sequence ATGGAACATGTGAAAGATGTATTAAAAACCTCGTTGGAGGAATTGGAAAGAGTACTGGATACTAAAACAGTTGTAGGGGAGCCGATCGTCATAGAAGGCAATACACTGATTCCACTGATCAGTATCGGATTTGGCTTTGGTGCCGGAGGTGGTACCGGAAAGTGCAAAAAAAGTGATGATGAGGGAATTGGCGCCGGTACCGGTGGTGGTGGTGGCATTAAGCCGGTTGCCCTTGTAATCATCAACAAAGACGGTGACGTAAGGGTTGAGTCTATCAAAAGTGGTATGGCTTCAGCGTTCGAACATATAGGCGAAACTATCGGTAAATCGTTACAGGAGAAAGATAAATAA
- a CDS encoding VWA domain-containing protein → MHFTFGSPYLLALLLLLPCFLWCKQYSKPYYFPKLAWVTRQSPLLSWEPWLKMALFTLMVFALAKPFVYDASADQHKKGRDLILAIDASGSMAQSGFHVKDRLKTKYEITTELSKDFIAKRFDDNMGVVVFGTFAYTASPLTYDLESLSYLLEMTNVGLAGESTALGDAIRQSIRTLSYGEAKNKVIILLTDGYHNAGQTSPKEAVKEAKELGIKVYTIGIGKRSDYDAALLETIAKQSGAKSYAAASAKALSKVYDEINALEPSAIRSENYLNQRLLILYPLALVFLLLLLWVLGTKRSEK, encoded by the coding sequence ATGCATTTTACATTTGGTTCACCCTATCTATTGGCACTACTGTTACTTTTGCCCTGTTTTCTTTGGTGCAAACAGTACAGTAAACCCTACTACTTTCCTAAGTTGGCATGGGTGACAAGACAGAGTCCCCTTTTGAGTTGGGAACCCTGGCTGAAAATGGCTCTGTTTACACTGATGGTCTTTGCCCTTGCAAAACCTTTTGTCTATGATGCGAGCGCCGATCAGCACAAAAAAGGACGGGATCTCATTCTGGCTATCGATGCAAGCGGTTCAATGGCGCAGAGCGGATTTCATGTCAAAGACCGATTGAAAACCAAATATGAAATCACCACTGAACTTTCCAAAGATTTCATTGCAAAACGTTTTGATGACAACATGGGAGTTGTCGTCTTTGGTACTTTTGCCTACACAGCTTCCCCTCTGACCTATGACCTTGAATCACTCTCTTATCTGCTTGAGATGACCAATGTCGGACTTGCAGGAGAGAGTACTGCTCTGGGTGATGCTATCAGGCAGTCGATCCGCACCCTCTCTTATGGTGAGGCAAAAAACAAAGTGATCATCCTACTCACAGACGGATACCATAATGCAGGACAAACCTCTCCTAAAGAAGCCGTCAAGGAAGCCAAAGAGCTAGGCATCAAGGTCTATACGATAGGGATAGGAAAGAGATCTGATTATGATGCAGCCCTGCTTGAAACCATTGCTAAGCAGAGTGGTGCTAAAAGTTATGCTGCCGCTTCTGCAAAAGCCCTTTCCAAGGTATACGACGAGATCAATGCCCTGGAGCCCAGTGCAATAAGAAGCGAGAATTATCTCAACCAGAGACTGCTCATACTTTACCCTTTGGCACTGGTGTTTCTCTTGCTTTTACTCTGGGTACTCGGGACCAAAAGGAGTGAAAAATGA
- a CDS encoding VWA domain-containing protein: MTLLYPSFLWFLIPLALLLWSSSRKLIHLVHLIILMLLVLSLARPVQEEALQEASIEAKDMIIALDVSYSMKATDISPTRYDFAKETITALLQANPGDNIMLIAFTTNPLLLSPPTTDHTLINIALENLNPEFILTKGTSLEKLFKRLSLMKTGHKNLILMTDGGEEENLDKLTTLVQNADISLTILGLGTTRGTTIENKDGSLLKDKDDNLVISRVNPLLETLASSVSGTYLTASNTVQATADEISDTLQKNENEAQHVQKMQRHYLELYQLPLGLALLLFFMVHTRAVKYLLILFTFLGVQAEASMLDNYHLNLAYKSYKASDLNETKKQIQQIKVRSLQSQMVLANTYYKQRAFKKAIQTYKSIRSTSPKIKQQLYYNIANAYAMLESYDKAKIYYTKALQLGEDPDAKHNLHLIALLSDQKSADLGIAHPKSQDSSSSKSESQEETKESKSEDEPSSGSGGGGESQTQKEQEKSKLLDAGNQEQHPLGSKVYELINKGYIREKQPW, from the coding sequence ATGACACTGCTTTACCCAAGCTTTTTATGGTTTCTGATCCCTTTGGCCCTACTTTTATGGAGCAGTTCACGTAAACTGATACACCTTGTACATCTTATCATCCTGATGCTGCTTGTCCTCTCACTTGCACGTCCTGTCCAAGAAGAAGCGTTGCAGGAGGCAAGCATAGAAGCCAAAGACATGATCATTGCTTTGGATGTCTCATACTCTATGAAAGCCACTGACATAAGTCCAACACGTTACGACTTTGCCAAAGAGACCATTACTGCCCTGCTGCAGGCAAATCCAGGTGACAATATCATGCTCATCGCCTTTACAACCAACCCTTTACTGCTCTCTCCTCCGACTACGGACCATACCCTGATAAACATTGCCCTTGAAAATCTCAATCCGGAGTTCATCCTTACCAAAGGCACCTCTCTTGAAAAACTCTTTAAGAGACTCTCTTTAATGAAAACAGGGCATAAAAACCTCATACTGATGACAGATGGAGGAGAAGAAGAGAACCTTGACAAGCTGACAACCCTTGTCCAAAATGCCGATATCTCTTTAACCATCTTAGGGCTGGGAACCACACGGGGAACCACCATTGAAAACAAAGACGGAAGCCTGCTTAAAGACAAAGATGACAACCTTGTTATTTCCCGTGTCAACCCTCTTTTAGAAACATTGGCTTCCTCTGTTTCAGGCACTTACTTGACTGCCTCAAATACGGTTCAAGCAACAGCGGATGAGATCAGTGATACATTGCAAAAGAATGAGAATGAAGCACAACATGTACAAAAAATGCAACGTCATTACCTGGAGCTTTATCAGTTACCTTTGGGATTGGCTCTTTTATTGTTCTTTATGGTACATACACGTGCTGTCAAATACTTGCTCATCCTCTTTACATTTTTAGGGGTACAGGCAGAAGCTTCCATGCTTGACAACTACCATCTGAACCTTGCCTACAAAAGTTACAAAGCCTCTGATCTGAATGAGACAAAAAAACAGATCCAGCAGATAAAGGTCCGTTCTTTGCAAAGCCAAATGGTACTGGCAAATACGTACTACAAACAGCGTGCCTTTAAAAAAGCGATCCAAACCTACAAATCTATACGATCTACTTCTCCAAAGATCAAACAGCAACTCTATTACAATATTGCCAATGCCTATGCCATGCTTGAATCGTATGATAAAGCCAAAATTTACTATACTAAAGCCTTACAATTAGGTGAAGATCCGGATGCTAAACATAATCTACATCTGATTGCCCTCCTGAGTGACCAAAAGAGTGCAGATCTTGGTATCGCACACCCAAAATCACAAGACTCTTCTTCAAGTAAAAGTGAATCACAAGAAGAGACCAAAGAGTCAAAAAGTGAAGATGAACCCAGCTCGGGAAGTGGTGGAGGCGGCGAAAGCCAAACACAAAAAGAACAGGAAAAAAGTAAACTCTTAGATGCAGGAAACCAAGAGCAGCACCCTCTAGGTTCTAAAGTCTATGAACTTATCAATAAAGGATATATACGTGAAAAACAACCTTGGTAA
- a CDS encoding calcium:proton antiporter, translating into MRLLKEFSKEYSLFAAIIAYFVISHFEHTLVESTLGNFIGFSVLFVVIIYAAMSVAHHAEMLAEKFGEPYGTLILTISAVVVEIVIIAIMMIHEHNPVLARDTIYAAIMLDINALLGLAAIIGGIKYGEQPYNIDSSNSYLSMLLVAIGIAMVVPHFMDAAHIDNFMMFNVAMFILLYITFTRIQVASHRYFFEYEHEEDEVCDEEGHCTPNPHKINGWYHSVNLVVAIIMIGVLSEILAIFMGNTMKTFGLPLSIAAVGVAIISAAPELITAVRAALDNRMQTVVNIALGASLATILLTVPAVIIVTRYMGMDLNLAITPVQGVMLGLTLLVSIVNFNDGETNMLEGFLHVILFVVFVYLLFV; encoded by the coding sequence ATGCGATTACTTAAAGAATTTTCAAAAGAGTATAGTCTCTTTGCAGCGATCATCGCCTATTTTGTCATCAGTCATTTTGAACATACGCTGGTAGAGTCAACGCTAGGGAACTTTATAGGCTTTTCTGTGTTGTTCGTAGTCATTATCTATGCAGCGATGTCTGTAGCGCACCATGCAGAGATGTTGGCAGAAAAATTTGGGGAGCCTTATGGGACACTGATATTGACTATCTCTGCAGTCGTCGTGGAGATCGTCATCATCGCTATTATGATGATACATGAGCATAATCCTGTACTGGCACGTGATACCATCTATGCAGCTATTATGCTTGATATCAATGCCTTGCTGGGATTGGCAGCGATCATAGGGGGGATCAAGTATGGTGAACAGCCCTACAATATAGACTCCTCAAACTCTTATCTCTCGATGCTGCTCGTGGCTATAGGTATCGCGATGGTGGTACCGCACTTCATGGATGCCGCCCATATCGATAATTTTATGATGTTTAATGTGGCGATGTTCATCTTGCTCTATATTACCTTTACACGCATACAGGTAGCGTCACACAGATACTTTTTTGAGTATGAACATGAAGAAGACGAAGTATGTGACGAAGAGGGACACTGTACCCCTAATCCGCATAAGATCAACGGATGGTACCACAGTGTGAATTTGGTTGTGGCCATCATCATGATCGGGGTGCTTTCTGAAATTTTGGCCATATTTATGGGCAATACAATGAAAACGTTCGGGCTGCCTCTCTCTATAGCTGCGGTAGGCGTAGCCATTATCTCAGCTGCACCAGAACTGATTACTGCAGTACGTGCGGCGTTGGATAATCGTATGCAGACCGTTGTCAATATTGCGTTGGGGGCTTCTCTGGCAACCATACTGTTAACAGTACCCGCTGTGATCATTGTGACACGTTATATGGGTATGGATCTGAACCTTGCTATCACACCGGTACAAGGAGTGATGTTAGGGTTAACCCTGCTTGTCAGTATCGTTAACTTCAATGACGGTGAAACCAACATGCTTGAAGGTTTCCTGCATGTCATTTTATTTGTGGTGTTTGTTTACTTATTGTTTGTCTGA
- the feoB gene encoding ferrous iron transport protein B, with product MEKITIALAGQPNVGKSSLINAISNAKLKVGNFSGVTVDKTEVEFKFCDEVSCKDYEIHIIDLPGAYSLTEYTIEEKVTKSFLQSDEYDIIVNVVDSTNLQRNLLFTTQLLETGKKVVVALNMDDEAQKEGIMIDEKQLSAILGVPCIKTSAAQKIGIEALKAAIIEVYEKEETGAKVIYSDPIEEEIEAIVTFLKEKNYKSTLPYRHLAVRLLQEDADVYKRMHDEPIWIEMLPIIREGLNHLYLHNNTKDLDEIFADEHFAFAKGAKMEVMSVGGMKAKNFTQKIDNLLINKILGIPLFLFFMWGLFQLTFELGSVPMDYIDTAFGWLGDQAKSVLGEGELSSLIADGMIAGVGAVIMFLPNILILFIGIALLETTGYMSRVAFLLDGFFHKFGLHGKSFIPLVTGFGCSVPAYMAARTLKNEKDRLITLFIIGFMSCGARLPIYVLFAGAFFAEEKAGNILFLIYISGAILGLLAAKVLKVFVFKGEDEPFVMEMPKYRMPSLKLIWHTVYGQAKSYLKKAGTFILAAAIFIWFAGNYPKNSALEAQYETRIAQASSDEVKTQLHNELSAQLLEESYLGKIGHASEPFFAPLGFDWRMAVALETGLAAKEVVVSTLGVLYALGEEVDEGNEGLIKQIKANIPFAAAIAFVVFVMIYLPCLAASMVFAREAGGWKYLVYLFFMTTATAWILSFIAYRVTLMMTGV from the coding sequence GTGGAAAAAATAACCATAGCATTGGCAGGACAGCCAAACGTAGGGAAAAGCTCACTCATCAATGCGATATCCAATGCAAAACTGAAAGTAGGTAACTTTTCAGGGGTAACCGTAGATAAAACAGAAGTAGAATTTAAGTTCTGTGATGAAGTGTCCTGTAAAGACTATGAGATACATATCATTGACCTCCCCGGCGCATACTCTCTAACGGAATACACGATAGAAGAGAAAGTCACAAAAAGCTTTTTACAAAGCGATGAGTACGATATCATCGTTAATGTGGTAGATTCCACAAATCTTCAGAGAAACCTGTTGTTTACGACACAACTGCTTGAAACAGGTAAAAAAGTCGTTGTCGCACTCAATATGGATGATGAGGCACAAAAAGAAGGCATCATGATAGATGAAAAACAACTATCTGCCATACTCGGGGTGCCATGTATCAAAACCTCTGCTGCACAAAAAATAGGTATCGAAGCGCTGAAAGCAGCCATTATTGAAGTGTATGAAAAAGAGGAGACAGGGGCAAAGGTCATCTATAGTGATCCTATAGAAGAAGAGATAGAAGCCATTGTGACCTTTTTAAAAGAGAAAAATTATAAAAGTACACTTCCCTACCGTCATTTGGCTGTGAGATTACTGCAGGAAGATGCAGATGTCTATAAAAGAATGCATGATGAACCTATCTGGATAGAGATGCTGCCTATCATTAGAGAGGGCTTGAACCATCTTTATCTACACAATAACACCAAAGACTTGGATGAGATCTTTGCGGATGAACATTTTGCTTTTGCCAAAGGAGCAAAGATGGAAGTGATGTCTGTGGGAGGGATGAAGGCTAAAAACTTTACCCAGAAGATAGACAATCTTCTCATTAATAAAATTTTAGGGATACCCCTCTTTTTATTCTTTATGTGGGGATTATTTCAGCTTACTTTTGAGTTGGGGTCTGTACCTATGGATTATATCGATACAGCTTTTGGTTGGCTTGGAGATCAGGCTAAATCAGTATTGGGAGAGGGCGAGTTAAGTTCATTAATAGCAGATGGGATGATAGCCGGGGTAGGGGCAGTCATAATGTTCTTACCTAATATTCTGATACTTTTCATAGGTATTGCCTTGCTGGAAACGACAGGATATATGAGTCGTGTTGCTTTTTTACTGGATGGTTTTTTCCATAAATTCGGTCTGCATGGAAAAAGCTTTATTCCTCTGGTCACAGGATTTGGATGTTCTGTGCCCGCATATATGGCAGCACGTACTCTTAAAAATGAAAAAGACAGGTTGATCACGCTTTTTATCATAGGCTTTATGTCTTGTGGTGCCAGACTGCCTATTTATGTGCTTTTCGCAGGGGCATTCTTTGCAGAAGAAAAAGCAGGAAATATCTTGTTTCTTATCTATATTTCGGGGGCTATTTTAGGCTTGCTTGCTGCGAAGGTGCTTAAAGTGTTCGTCTTTAAAGGTGAAGATGAACCTTTTGTGATGGAGATGCCAAAATATCGTATGCCGTCACTAAAGCTCATCTGGCACACTGTGTATGGTCAGGCGAAGTCCTATCTTAAAAAAGCAGGAACTTTTATTTTGGCTGCGGCCATCTTCATCTGGTTTGCAGGGAACTACCCTAAGAACAGTGCACTTGAAGCACAGTATGAAACCAGAATAGCACAAGCAAGCAGTGATGAGGTGAAAACACAATTACACAATGAACTCTCTGCGCAATTACTTGAAGAGAGCTATCTGGGTAAGATAGGACATGCTTCTGAACCATTTTTTGCACCGCTAGGGTTTGACTGGCGAATGGCAGTAGCACTTGAAACGGGACTGGCGGCAAAAGAGGTCGTTGTTTCTACACTGGGTGTACTTTATGCACTGGGTGAGGAAGTAGATGAAGGCAATGAAGGACTGATAAAACAGATAAAAGCGAACATCCCGTTTGCCGCAGCGATAGCATTTGTCGTGTTTGTGATGATATACTTGCCATGTTTGGCGGCTTCTATGGTCTTTGCCAGAGAGGCAGGTGGATGGAAATATCTGGTGTATCTTTTCTTTATGACCACTGCAACGGCTTGGATATTGAGTTTTATAGCGTACCGAGTGACGCTGATGATGACAGGAGTGTAA
- a CDS encoding DUF3972 domain-containing protein — protein MEKLMKPAEYAQELGISRQAVYAKIKRGILTAKNVEGKLYIVVDSDSAEETSSTEKDTTVITKKPIPTQTSTSVPPAEVKDYKALLQAKEETISVLKGTVKDLKKSNKQISTTLKGEIDLLKEAFYEMRTLYAHQLEQKKSQEAIEIISDEESVDVEEDRWVGLKKFLKQHKITKEKEQAKITKRLKKAYRSGDERIMRVEDKLKFNANKSYKDILK, from the coding sequence ATGGAAAAGTTGATGAAACCTGCTGAGTATGCACAGGAACTGGGCATCTCAAGACAAGCAGTCTATGCCAAGATTAAACGGGGAATATTGACAGCGAAAAATGTAGAGGGTAAACTTTACATTGTAGTTGACAGTGACAGTGCAGAAGAAACATCCTCTACTGAAAAAGATACTACTGTCATAACAAAGAAGCCTATTCCCACGCAAACCAGCACTTCTGTACCTCCTGCAGAGGTTAAAGACTATAAAGCATTGCTTCAAGCCAAAGAGGAAACGATCTCGGTCCTCAAAGGTACCGTCAAGGACCTCAAAAAGTCCAATAAGCAAATTTCAACAACCCTCAAAGGGGAAATTGACTTGCTCAAAGAGGCATTTTATGAAATGCGTACACTGTATGCACATCAGTTAGAGCAAAAAAAATCACAAGAGGCGATAGAAATTATCTCTGATGAAGAGAGTGTAGATGTTGAAGAAGATCGTTGGGTAGGACTTAAAAAATTCTTGAAACAACACAAGATCACGAAAGAAAAAGAACAGGCGAAGATCACAAAACGTTTGAAAAAAGCCTATAGATCAGGGGATGAACGCATCATGAGAGTGGAAGATAAACTCAAGTTCAATGCCAACAAAAGCTATAAGGATATCTTGAAATAA